From the Ctenopharyngodon idella isolate HZGC_01 chromosome 3, HZGC01, whole genome shotgun sequence genome, one window contains:
- the mlx gene encoding max-like protein X isoform X3 → MVSRANSIGSTSASSVPNTDDEDSDNRHETPYKESYKDRRRQAHTQAEQKRRDAIKKGYDDLQSIVPTCQQQSDFAMATQKISKATVLQKTIDYIQFLHKEKKKQEEDVSTLRKEVMALKIMKTNYEHIVKAHQNNPQQGSEQVSDQVKFSVFQSIMDSLFQSFSATVSVSSFQELSACVFSWIEEHCKPQTLREYVVTVLQQVNGQLY, encoded by the exons ATGGTGTCAAGAGCCAACAGCATTGGATCCACAAGTGCCTCTTCAGTACCAAACACAG ATGATGAAGACAGTGACAACAGACATGAGACGCCCTATAAGGAGTCGTATAAAGACCGGAGGAGACAGGCACACACACAGGCAGAGCAGAAACGCAGGGATGCCATCAAG AAAGGCTATGATGACCTGCAGTCTATAGTGCCTACATGCCAGCAGCAGTCTGACtttgccatggcaacacagaagatcagcaaagctacAGTCCTTCAGAAGA CAATCGACTACATTCAGTTTCTCCATAAAGAAAAGAAGAAGCAGGAAGAGGATGTTTCCACACTTAGGAAGGAGGTGATGGCACTGAAAATTATGAAAAC GAACTACGAGCACATTGTGAAGGCCCATCAGAATAACCCTCAGCAAGGCAGCGAGCAGGTTTCAGATCAGGTGAAGTTCAGCGTGTTTCAGAGCATCATGGACTCTCTATTCCAGTCCTTCAGTGCCACAGTGTCAGTCAGCAGTTTTCAGGAGCTCTCCGCCTGCGTCTTCAGCTGGATTGAGGAACACTGCAAGCCACAG ACGCTGAGAGAGTATGTGGTGACTGTGCTGCAGCAGGTGAATGGTCAGCTGTACTGA
- the mlx gene encoding max-like protein X isoform X2: MTENSASPEDPWLKTDGGFSDNGFDHSFFADNACKGSMVSRANSIGSTSASSVPNTDDEDSDNRHETPYKESYKDRRRQAHTQAEQKRRDAIKKGYDDLQSIVPTCQQQSDFAMATQKISKATVLQKTIDYIQFLHKEKKKQEEDVSTLRKEVMALKIMKTNYEHIVKAHQNNPQQGSEQVSDQVKFSVFQSIMDSLFQSFSATVSVSSFQELSACVFSWIEEHCKPQTLREYVVTVLQQVNGQLY; this comes from the exons ATGACGGAAAACAGCGCGTCGCCGGAGGATCCCTGGCTAAAA ACGGATGGCGGCTTCAGCGACAACGGCTTCGATCACA GTTTCTTTGCTGATAATGCTTGCAAAGGAAGTATGGTGTCAAGAGCCAACAGCATTGGATCCACAAGTGCCTCTTCAGTACCAAACACAG ATGATGAAGACAGTGACAACAGACATGAGACGCCCTATAAGGAGTCGTATAAAGACCGGAGGAGACAGGCACACACACAGGCAGAGCAGAAACGCAGGGATGCCATCAAG AAAGGCTATGATGACCTGCAGTCTATAGTGCCTACATGCCAGCAGCAGTCTGACtttgccatggcaacacagaagatcagcaaagctacAGTCCTTCAGAAGA CAATCGACTACATTCAGTTTCTCCATAAAGAAAAGAAGAAGCAGGAAGAGGATGTTTCCACACTTAGGAAGGAGGTGATGGCACTGAAAATTATGAAAAC GAACTACGAGCACATTGTGAAGGCCCATCAGAATAACCCTCAGCAAGGCAGCGAGCAGGTTTCAGATCAGGTGAAGTTCAGCGTGTTTCAGAGCATCATGGACTCTCTATTCCAGTCCTTCAGTGCCACAGTGTCAGTCAGCAGTTTTCAGGAGCTCTCCGCCTGCGTCTTCAGCTGGATTGAGGAACACTGCAAGCCACAG ACGCTGAGAGAGTATGTGGTGACTGTGCTGCAGCAGGTGAATGGTCAGCTGTACTGA
- the retreg3 gene encoding reticulophagy regulator 3, which yields MAHTGGAEDAIEGSGCSMKLRSNVGLRSDSCSSQRHEQLRAVKSRLLERLGPHERLLTYLQSVLLWERPFHSVLLYTAANVMFWFFALSSLRLLFLLASGLALAVCVDTWRNKIWPKIRVKRQDESENESWGLVQPGTLSVPELCHHLADVWVTGSSCATDIVQYKRQNPGKFCLLVCGLFTLVAMVGRCIPGLLLSYLALLGVLLCPLALYYRLWQRACVKLEPALQWLDFSTKGYMMSKPLDNQFLRKPIRSGTSNDASDSEEELAAFCPTFDEALVAKELALTDSEHSDTEVSYMDNGTFNLSRGQTPLTEGSEDLDRHSDPEESFACGLPDFPSINPDATLMEDDDDASIGLPSLNSAAFSGHRGSTSALLDLDTQMDSDQEDLDPEMSLGSLNTTSDLASNLAGVFASNMIQAAIAGAMQPRPPQGPRRESGARAGAAPRGYRKQSSSELDTDLDFDGEDFEMLDQSELNQLDPVGGGQGGQNRNQGSSFLSNLLGKPQ from the exons ATGGCTCATACGGGTGGAGCGGAAGACGCGATTGAAGGGAGCGGTTGCTCGATGAAGCTTCGCTCAAACGTCGGCCTCAGGAGCGACTCGTGCTCCAGCCAGAGGCACGAGCAGCTCCGCGCGGTGAAATCAAGGCTGCTTGAGCGGTTGGGACCGCACGAGCGCCTGCTCACCTATCTGCAGTCTGTATTATTGTGGGAGAGACCCTTTCACAGCGTCCTATTGTACACGGCCGCCAACGTCATGTTCTG GTTTTTTGCTCTGAGCTCTTTGAGGTTGCTCTTTCTGCTGGCATCAGGTCTGGCCCTGGCTGTTTGTGTCGATACATGGAGGAATAAGATCTGGCCTAAAATCAGAG TGAAAAGACAAGATGAGAGTGAGAATGAAAG CTGGGGTCTGGTGCAACCTGGGACTTTGAGTGTGCCTGAATTATGCCACCACCTTGCTGATGTTTGGGTTACGGGGTCATCCTGTGCAACAGATATTGTGCAGTACAAACGGCAAAATCCAGGAA AGTTTTGTTTGCTGGTTTGTGGCCTGTTCACCTTAGTGGCCATGGTGGGGCGCTGCATCCCCGGACTGTTGCTCTCATACCTGGCTT TGCTGGGTGTGTTGCTGTGCCCACTGGCATTGTATTATCGGCTGTGGCAGCGTGCATGTGTGAAGCTGGAGCCAGCCCTGCAGTGGCTGGACTTCAGCACCAAAGGATACATGATGTCAAAGCCTTTAGACAACCAGT TTCTTCGTAAGCCCATCAGGAGCGGAACCTCAAATGATGCTAGTGACAGTGAGGAGGAACTGGCTGCGTTCTGCCCAACG TTTGATGAAGCATTGGTTGCTAAGGAACTGGCACTGACTGATTCTGAGCACTCGGATACAGAGGTGTCGTACATGGATAACGGCACCTTTAACCTCTCCAGGGGTCAAACGCCCCTCACAGAGGGCTCGGAGG ATCTAGACAGGCACAGTGATCCAGAGGAATCATTTGCCTGTGGGCTCCCAGACTTTCCCTCCATCAACCCAGATGCCACCCTGATGGAGGACGATGATGATGCCAGCATCGGGCTGCCCAGTCTCAACTCAGCCGCGTTCTCCGGCCATCGTGGCTCTACCTCCGCCCTGCTGGATCTGGACACCCAGATGGACTCTGATCAGGAAGACCTCGACCCCGAGATGTCCCTCGGTTCCTTGAATACTACCTCTGACCTCGCTAGTAACCTGGCAGGGGTCTTCGCCAGCAACATGATCCAGGCAGCCATCGCAGGAGCCATGCAGCCCCGGCCACCGCAAGGTCCTCGGAGAGAGAGCGGCGCACGGGCAGGAGCAGCTCCGAGGGGATATAGGAAGCAGTCGAGCTCGGAGCTGGACACAGACCTGGATTTTGATGGAGAGGACTTTGAGATGTTGGATCAGTCCGAGCTGAACCAGTTGGATCCTGTTGGAGGGGGGCAGGGGGGACAGAACAGGAACCAAGGGTCGAGTTTCCTGTCCAACTTGCTGGGGAAGCCACAGTGA
- the psmc3ip gene encoding homologous-pairing protein 2 homolog — protein MSKKDSSGVAQILAYLNEKNRPYSAQDVFTNLQKQCGLGKTAVVKAMDQLAQEGKIKEKVYGKQKIYFADQSQFADVSDAELKKMDSRIVEISAEVQTISQSCRQLDTELKELNSSLTTAEMKAQIQELQAECSGYRERLDKIKSSTNHVTPEEREKVYKERETYVKEWRKRKRMVSDMVGAILEGYPKSKKQFLEEAGIETDEDHKVTMPNI, from the exons atgagcaaaaaGGACAGTTCAG GTGTCGCACAGATCCTCGCTTACCTTAATGAGAAAAACAGACCCTATAGTGCTCAGGATGTTTTTACCAACCTACAGAAGCAGTGTGGTCTGGGTAAAACG GCTGTGGTCAAAGCAATGGATCAGCTTGCACAGGAGGGAAAGATTAAAGAGAAAGTCTATGGAAAGCAGAAGATCTACTTTGCAGATCAG TCTCAGTTTGCGGATGTGAGCGATGCTGAACTTAAGAAGATGGACAGTCGTATCGTGGAGATCAGCGCTGAAGTACAGACCATCTCACAGAGCTGCAGGCAGCTGGATACAG AGCTGAAGGAGTTGAACAGCTCATTAACCACAGCAGAGATGAAGGCACAGATCCAGGAGCTGCAGGCAGAGTGTTCTGGGTACAGAGAGCGgctggataaaatcaagtcatCTACAAACCACGTGACCCCTGAGGAGAGGGAGAAG GTTTACAAGGAGAGAGAGACTTATGTGAAAGAgtggaggaagagaaagagaatg GTTTCTGATATGGTTGGAGCTATTTTAGAGGGGTATCCAAAAAGCAAGAAACAGTTTCTG GAGGAGGCTGGGATTGAAACAGATGAGGACCATAAAGTGACAATGCCCAACATCTGA
- the mlx gene encoding max-like protein X isoform X1, with amino-acid sequence MTENSASPEDPWLKQTDGGFSDNGFDHSFFADNACKGSMVSRANSIGSTSASSVPNTDDEDSDNRHETPYKESYKDRRRQAHTQAEQKRRDAIKKGYDDLQSIVPTCQQQSDFAMATQKISKATVLQKTIDYIQFLHKEKKKQEEDVSTLRKEVMALKIMKTNYEHIVKAHQNNPQQGSEQVSDQVKFSVFQSIMDSLFQSFSATVSVSSFQELSACVFSWIEEHCKPQTLREYVVTVLQQVNGQLY; translated from the exons ATGACGGAAAACAGCGCGTCGCCGGAGGATCCCTGGCTAAAA CAGACGGATGGCGGCTTCAGCGACAACGGCTTCGATCACA GTTTCTTTGCTGATAATGCTTGCAAAGGAAGTATGGTGTCAAGAGCCAACAGCATTGGATCCACAAGTGCCTCTTCAGTACCAAACACAG ATGATGAAGACAGTGACAACAGACATGAGACGCCCTATAAGGAGTCGTATAAAGACCGGAGGAGACAGGCACACACACAGGCAGAGCAGAAACGCAGGGATGCCATCAAG AAAGGCTATGATGACCTGCAGTCTATAGTGCCTACATGCCAGCAGCAGTCTGACtttgccatggcaacacagaagatcagcaaagctacAGTCCTTCAGAAGA CAATCGACTACATTCAGTTTCTCCATAAAGAAAAGAAGAAGCAGGAAGAGGATGTTTCCACACTTAGGAAGGAGGTGATGGCACTGAAAATTATGAAAAC GAACTACGAGCACATTGTGAAGGCCCATCAGAATAACCCTCAGCAAGGCAGCGAGCAGGTTTCAGATCAGGTGAAGTTCAGCGTGTTTCAGAGCATCATGGACTCTCTATTCCAGTCCTTCAGTGCCACAGTGTCAGTCAGCAGTTTTCAGGAGCTCTCCGCCTGCGTCTTCAGCTGGATTGAGGAACACTGCAAGCCACAG ACGCTGAGAGAGTATGTGGTGACTGTGCTGCAGCAGGTGAATGGTCAGCTGTACTGA